A part of Sebastes fasciatus isolate fSebFas1 chromosome 10, fSebFas1.pri, whole genome shotgun sequence genomic DNA contains:
- the LOC141775711 gene encoding ubiquitin-conjugating enzyme E2 A, translating into MSTPARRRLMRDFKRLQEDPPAGVSGAPSENNIMVWNAVIFGPEGTPFEDGTFKLTIEFTEEYPNKPPTVRFVSKMFHPNVYADGSICLDILQNRWSPTYDVSSILTSIQSLLDEPNPNSPANSQAAQLYQENKREYEKRVSAIVEQSWRDC; encoded by the exons ATGTCAACTCCAGCAAGACGACGTTTAATGAGAGATTTTAAACG CTTGCAAGAGGATCCTCCAGCTGGAGTTAGTGGGGCCCCATCAGAAAACAATATCATGGTATGGAACGCTGTCATTTTTGG ACCGGAGGGAACACCTTTTGAAGATG GAACCTTCAAACTTACCATTGAATTCACAGAGGAATATCCAAATAAACCTCCAACAGTGCGATTTGTCTCCAAAATGTTTCATCCAAATG TGTATGCAGACGGCAGCATATGCTTAGATATACTTCAGAATCGTTGGAGTCCAACATATGATGTCTCTTCAATCTTAACTTCAATACAG TCTTTACTGGACGAGCCAAACCCAAACAGTCCAGCCAACAGCCAAGCAGCCCAGCTGTACCAGGAAAACAAGCGGGAGTACGAGAAGAGGGTTTCTGCTATTGTTGAACAGAGTTGGCGTGACTGTTGA